A region of Sesamum indicum cultivar Zhongzhi No. 13 linkage group LG7, S_indicum_v1.0, whole genome shotgun sequence DNA encodes the following proteins:
- the LOC105165949 gene encoding probable ribosome biogenesis protein RLP24, whose product MRLEKCWFCSSTIYPGHGIQFVRNDAKIFRFCRSKCHKNFKMKRNPRKVKWTKAYRRLHGKDMTQDATFEFERKRNRPERYDRNVTENTLKAIKKIDKVRVDREARHHAKRMKGKKAQLQREAAKELEQSIHMVKAPAALQQEPSLTLPKLKVKVSQQQTEDNRMEE is encoded by the exons ATGAGGTTGGAGAAGTGCTGGTTCTGTTCTTCTACTATATATCCCGGCCATGGGATTCAATTTGTTCGTAATGATGCAAAG ATCTTTAGATTTTGTCGTTCTAAATGccacaaaaatttcaagatgaaGAGAAATCCGCGTAAAGTAAAATGGACTAAGGCTTACAGGCGGTTGCATGGGAAGGACATGACTCAG gatgcaacatttgaatttgagagGAAGCGGAACAGGCCTGAGAGATATGACAGGAATGTGACAGAGAACACTCTTAAGGCCATTAAGAAGATCGATAAAGTCAGAGTTGATAGGGAGGCCAGACACCATGCAAAGAG AATGAAGGGAAAGAAAGCGCAATTGCAGAGAGAGGCAGCAAAGGAACTGGAGCAGAGCATTCACATGGTCAAAGCTCCTGCTGCTCTTCAACAAGAGCCCTCACTCACATTACCAAAGCTCAAGGTCAAGGTTTCCCAACAGCAAACAGAGGACAATCGCATGGAGGAGTGA
- the LOC105165951 gene encoding mechanosensitive ion channel protein 8, which yields METLRKSFKSSPPQKEEERQILLTEKPPSSAAATMASSSSATSSPSPAKEGVTRINSRDSPNRNVAGSNSNDGGANRMWRDSSYDFSNDAVMRAAASSKDFDFVTESPMSHQSPLSRIPESPNTYNYGQLTPRDVRVSFHENVEPAASRRSGEPEEVVVCSSNNSFRRKSSLMRTKTKSRLLDPPEDNIHKSQTQRTVKSQVLGKGTSEIDEDDPFLEEDLPEDYKRMKFSFLSILQLLSLILIVAALICSLTIDFLKKRTVFQLELWKWELMVLVLISGRLVSGWGVRIVVFFIERNFLLRKRVLYFVYGLRNAVQNCVWLALVLIAWQCIFDKKVERVTKGKILPYVTKIWVCLLVGTLIWLLKTLLVKVLASSFHVSTFFDRIQESLFNQYVIETLSGPPLVEIQREQEEEERVMVEVEKLQKAGVTIPADLKANMFPKSGRVIATPRKSTVSTGAKSPMFSKVMSKKDEQNGITIDHLHRLNQKNISAWNMKRLMNIVRKGVLSTLDEKIQGSAGEDEAMVQITSENQAKAAAKKIFNNVAKPGSKYIYQEDLMRFMREDEVLKTMRLFEDGSEQKGISKRALKNWVVNAFRERRALALSLNDTKTAVNKLHQMLNVLVGVLIIVIWLLILKVATTHFFIFLSSQLLLVVFMFGNTCKTTFEAIIFLFVMHPFDVGDRVEVDGVQMVVEEMNILTTVFLKFDNHKIYYPNSVLSTKPIHNYYRSPDMGDAIDFCVHISTPVEKIAIMKERITKYVDNRSDHWYPAPAIVMRDIEDMNRLKFSVWLSHKMNHQDMGERWARRALLVEEMIKIFRELDIEYRMLPLDVNVRNMPAISSSRLPSNWTASAA from the exons ATGGAAACTCTCCGTAAATCTTTCAAATCTTCACCACCTCAGAAAGAAGAGGAGCGACAGATTCTCTTGACAGAAAAGCCACCGTCTTCTGCTGCTGCGACCATGGCGTCGTCTTCCTCCGCCACCTCGTCGCCGTCGCCTGCTAAAGAGGGTGTCACCAGAATCAACAGCCGGGATTCACCAAATAGGAATGTTGCTGGTAGTAATAGCAATGACGGCGGGGCTAACAGAATGTGGAGGGACTCGAGCTACGATTTCTCTAACGACGCAGTAATGAGAGCCGCCGCCAGCTCCAAGGACTTCGATTTCGTCACGGAGTCTCCGATGTCCCATCAATCTCCTTTGTCTAGAATACCGGAGAGCCCGAATACTTACAACTACGGGCAACTGACGCCGAGGGACGTCCGTGTTTCATTTCACGAGAATGTCGAGCCGGCTGCCAGCCGCCGGTCCGGTGAACCGGAGGAGGTGGTTGTTTGCAGCTCGAACAATTCTTTCCGGAGGAAATCTAGTTTGATGAGAACGAAGACAAAGTCGAGGTTACTCGACCCTCCGGAGGATAATATTCACAAATCTCAGACTCAGAGAACGGTGAAATCACAGGTTTTAGGAAAAGGGACGAGTGAAATTGACGAGGATGACCCTTTTCTCGAAGAGGATTTGCCGGAGGATTACAAGAGAATGAAGTTTAGCTTTCTTTCAATTCTACAGTTGCTgagcttaattttaattgttgcGGCTTTAATTTGTAGTTTAACTAttgatttcttaaaaaagagaACTGTGTTTCAGTTGGAGCTCTGGAAATGGGAACTGAtggttttggttttgatttCTGGAAGATTGGTTTCTGGATGGGGGGTTAGGATTGTGGTTTTCTTTATTGAGAGGAATTTTCTTCTGAGGAAACGGGTTTTGTACTTCGTGTACGGGCTGAGGAACGCCGTTCAGAATTGCGTCTGGTTGGCGCTGGTTTTGATTGCTTGGCAGTGCATTTTTGACAAGAAGGTCGAAAGGGTGACGAAAGGGAAGATTTTGCCGTATGTGACTAAGATTTGGGTGTGCCTCTTGGTGGGAACGTTGATTTGGCTATTGAAAACTTTGCTTGTTAAGGTCCTGGCGTCGTCGTTCCATGTGAGTACATTTTTCGATCGGATTCAGGAGTCTTTGTTCAATCAGTATGTAATTGAGACCCTTTCGGGGCCACCGTTGGTTGAGATTCAGCGGGAgcaggaggaggaggagcgGGTGATGGTTGAGGTTGAGAAGCTTCAGAAGGCCGGGGTGACTATTCCGGCTGATCTGAAGGCCAATATGTTTCCAAAGAGTGGAAGAGTTATTGCTACTCCGAGGAAGAGTACGGTGTCAACGGGTGCTAAAAGTCCCATGTTCTCTAAAGTGATGTCTAAGAAGGACGAGCAGAATGGTATTACTATTGATCATCTGCATAGGCTGAATCAGAAGAATATATCAGCTTGGAATATGAAGAGGTTGATGAATATTGTTAGGAAAGGGGTACTCTCAACTCTAGACGAGAAGATACAGGGCTCGGCTGGTGAAGATGAGGCGATGGTGCAGATTACAAGTGAAAACCAGGCTAAAGCTGCTGCCAAGAAGATATTCAATAATGTGGCCAAGCCAGGATCTAA ATATATTTACCAAGAGGATTTAATGCGTTTTATGCGCGAGGATGAGGTTTTAAAGACCATGCGTCTCTTTGAAGATGGAAGCGAGCAAAAAGGAATCAGCAAGCGAGCTCTTAAAAATTGGGTG GTCAATGCATTTAGAGAACGGAGAGCGCTTGCTTTGTCTTTAAACGACACAAAAACTGCCGTTAACAAATTACACCAAATGCTGAATGTATTGGTGGGAGTTCTCATTATTGTCATCTGGCTGCTTATACTGAAAGTTGCAACTACAcacttctttattttcttaagcTCCCAGCTTCTTTTAGTGGTCTTCATGTTTGGAAACACATGCAAGACAACATTTGAGGCGatcatctttttatttgtgatgCACCCGTTTGATGTGGGTGATCGTGTTGAAGTTGATGGAGTCCAA ATGGTGGTTGAAGAAATGAATATACTGACAACAGTTTTTCTAAAGTTCGACAACCACAAAATATACTACCCAAACAGTGTCCTATCTACAAAGCCGATTCACAATTATTACCGTAGCCCAGATATGGGAGACGCAATTGATTTCTGTGTCCATATTTCAACTCCCGTCGAGAAAATTGCTATAATGAAGGAGAGGATTACAAA GTATGTCGACAACCGGAGCGACCATTGGTACCCAGCACCAGCAATAGTCATGAGAGACATAGAGGACATGAACAGGTTGAAGTTTTCAGTGTGGCTCTCGCATAAGATGAATCATCAAGACATGGGTGAGAGATGGGCGAGGAGAGCGCTTCTGGTTGAGGagatgattaaaattttccgGGAACTTGATATCGAATATCGTATGCTGCCGCTTGACGTAAATGTGCGCAACATGCCGGCTATTAGTTCAAGTAGACTGCCATCTAACTGGACAGCTTCTGCTGCATGA
- the LOC110012305 gene encoding glutathione S-transferase PARB-like, whose translation MAAAVKVYGPPLSTAVSRVLACLLEKDVPFQLLPVNMARGEHKKPDYLKIQPFGQVPAFQDESITLFESRAISRYICDKYANQGNKLFGTNPLEKASIDQWLEAEGQSFNPPSSVLVFQLAFAPRMKLKQDENLIKQNEAKLAKVLDVYEKRLGESRYLAGDEFTLADLSHLPNGQYLVNATDRGELFLSRKNVERWWGEISSRESWKKVVEMQNSPPPSA comes from the exons ATGGCTGCCGCCGTGAAAGTGTACGGCCCTCCACTCTCCACCGCCGTGTCAAGAGTGCTCGCCTGCCTCCTCGAGAAAGATGTTCCATTTCAACTCCTTCCTGTTAACATGGCCAGAGGTGAACACAAGAAGCCTGATTACCTCAAGATTCAG CCATTTGGACAAGTACCTGCTTTTCAAGATGAGAGCATTACTCTCTTTG AATCCAGAGCCATATCCAGATATATCTGTGACAAATATGCAAACCAAGGAAACAAACTATTTGGAACAAACCCTTTGGAGAAAGCATCAATTGATCAATGGTTAGAGGCTGAAGGACAAAGCTTCAATCCACCAAGCTCGGTTCTTGTGTTTCAACTAGCTTTTGCACCGAGGATGAAGTTAAAGCAGGACGAGAATTTGATCAAGCAGAACGAGGCGAAGCTTGCCAAAGTGCTCGATGTGTATGAGAAGAGGCTGGGAGAGAGTAGGTACTTGGCTGGTGATGAGTTCACGTTGGCGGATCTTTCTCACCTGCCCAACGGGCAATACTTGGTGAATGCAACCGACAGAGGAGAGCTCTTCCTGTCGAGGAAGAATGTGGAGAGGTGGTGGGGTGAGATATCAAGCCGAGAGTCTTGGAAGAAGGTTGTTGAGATGCAGAACTCACCCCCTCCAAGTGCTTGA